In Sphingomonas sp. SUN019, one genomic interval encodes:
- a CDS encoding SDR family NAD(P)-dependent oxidoreductase, whose protein sequence is MKLGPDISAIVTGGASGLGYATATALRAAGVKVALFDKNAEIGPDAAAAIGALFVNVDVMDQASVDAGFAAARATNGQERVIVNCAGGGFGGPNKTVARSKEDGAIKPYPIENYVKTIELNLIGTFRCIVGSAAGMMTLDPTEDGDRGAIVNTASVAAEDGQIGQVAYTSAKAGIVGMTLNVARDLSGEGIRCNTILPGVFETPLLVKMKPQVKAALGAMVPFPKRLGQAEEYAKLALEMIRNGYFNGEDVRLDGAIRMQPR, encoded by the coding sequence GTGAAACTGGGTCCGGACATATCGGCGATCGTGACCGGCGGGGCTTCGGGCCTCGGCTACGCCACCGCCACCGCGCTGCGCGCGGCGGGCGTGAAGGTCGCGCTGTTCGACAAGAATGCGGAGATCGGCCCCGACGCCGCCGCGGCGATCGGCGCGCTGTTCGTGAACGTCGATGTGATGGATCAGGCCTCGGTCGACGCAGGCTTCGCCGCGGCACGGGCGACGAACGGACAGGAACGCGTGATCGTCAATTGCGCGGGCGGCGGGTTCGGCGGCCCGAACAAGACCGTCGCACGATCGAAGGAAGACGGCGCGATCAAACCCTATCCGATCGAAAATTACGTCAAGACGATCGAACTGAACCTGATCGGCACCTTCCGCTGCATCGTCGGCAGCGCGGCGGGGATGATGACTCTGGACCCGACCGAAGACGGCGACCGCGGCGCGATCGTCAACACCGCATCCGTCGCCGCCGAGGACGGCCAGATCGGCCAGGTCGCCTATACCTCGGCAAAGGCGGGCATCGTCGGCATGACGCTGAACGTCGCACGCGACCTGTCGGGCGAGGGCATCCGCTGCAACACCATCCTGCCGGGCGTGTTCGAGACACCGCTGCTGGTGAAGATGAAACCGCAGGTGAAGGCGGCGCTGGGCGCGATGGTGCCGTTCCCGAAGCGGCTCGGACAGGCGGAGGAATATGCGAAGCTCGCGCTGGAGATGATCCGCAACGGCTATTTCAACGGCGAAGACGTCCGCCTCGATGGCGCGATCCGGATGCAGCCGCGATAA
- a CDS encoding enoyl-CoA hydratase/isomerase family protein encodes MAKEQATRTAIRVERRGEVDWVTMDRPDRLNALDDAMIGELSDYFGSIAKDRDCRVIVLKGAGRAYCAGLDLQARAAGVTDTIDRLAHQRSIAEIVMKMRYCPQPIVSLIHGPACGGGFAMALASDIRIAGESARMNAAFIRIGLSACDIGVSYFLPRLIGASLAAELMLTGDFILAERALAVGLVSRVVADDSMEAAAEPLIEAMLTTSPMGLRLTKECLRMSIDAPSLEAAVAMEDRNQILCATSPDFGEGIAAFFEKRRPDYTRKTT; translated from the coding sequence ATGGCCAAAGAACAGGCAACCCGCACGGCGATACGCGTCGAGCGGCGCGGCGAGGTCGATTGGGTGACGATGGACCGGCCCGATCGGCTGAATGCGCTGGACGACGCGATGATCGGCGAGCTGTCGGACTATTTCGGCAGCATCGCGAAGGACCGCGATTGCCGCGTGATCGTGCTTAAGGGCGCGGGGCGGGCGTATTGCGCCGGGCTGGACCTGCAGGCGCGCGCGGCGGGTGTGACGGATACGATCGACCGGCTGGCGCACCAAAGATCGATCGCCGAGATCGTGATGAAGATGCGATACTGCCCGCAGCCGATCGTCAGCCTGATCCATGGTCCGGCGTGCGGCGGCGGGTTCGCGATGGCGCTGGCGTCGGACATTCGCATCGCTGGCGAGAGCGCGCGGATGAATGCGGCGTTCATCCGGATCGGGCTGTCGGCGTGCGACATCGGCGTGTCGTATTTCCTGCCGCGGCTGATCGGGGCGAGTCTGGCGGCGGAACTGATGCTGACGGGCGATTTCATCCTGGCCGAGCGCGCGCTGGCCGTCGGGCTGGTGTCGCGCGTCGTAGCCGACGATTCGATGGAAGCGGCGGCCGAGCCGCTGATCGAGGCGATGCTGACGACCTCTCCAATGGGCCTGCGGCTGACCAAGGAATGCCTGCGCATGAGTATCGACGCGCCGAGCCTGGAGGCGGCGGTGGCGATGGAGGATCGCAACCAGATTCTCTGCGCGACCAGCCCTGATTTCGGCGAAGGGATTGCGGCGTTCTTCGAGAAACGGCGGCCTGACTATACGAGGAAGACAACATGA
- a CDS encoding SDR family NAD(P)-dependent oxidoreductase — protein MSGLAGRVALVTGGGRGIGRAIALRLARDGADVAVNYRRDADAAAEVVAEIVGMGRTARAYAASVDRFEECEALVAAVLADFGAVDILVNNAGIASRGQSVANTEPGELERVLKTHAFAPHYMSKLVLPSMRERASREGGRGDIVMISSVATLYHAPNGAPYNMGKAAVEALAQTLAKEERAHGIRTNIVAPGLTVTDMGERLAKATRGVASIHDLDAGSPFGRVSTPEDVAAAVAYFVSADGAYANGQKINLHGGG, from the coding sequence ATGAGCGGACTGGCTGGGCGCGTCGCGCTGGTGACGGGCGGCGGGCGTGGGATCGGACGCGCGATCGCCTTGCGGCTGGCGCGGGACGGCGCGGACGTGGCGGTGAACTATCGCCGTGACGCCGATGCCGCGGCGGAGGTGGTTGCGGAAATCGTGGGTATGGGGCGGACGGCGAGGGCCTATGCCGCGTCGGTCGACCGGTTCGAGGAATGCGAAGCGCTGGTCGCGGCGGTGCTCGCCGATTTCGGCGCGGTCGACATCCTGGTCAACAATGCGGGAATCGCTAGCCGCGGACAGTCGGTCGCCAATACGGAGCCCGGCGAACTGGAGCGCGTGCTGAAGACCCACGCCTTCGCGCCACATTACATGAGCAAGCTGGTGCTACCGTCGATGCGCGAGCGTGCGAGCCGGGAGGGCGGCCGCGGGGATATCGTGATGATCTCCAGCGTGGCGACGTTGTATCACGCACCCAATGGCGCGCCGTACAATATGGGCAAGGCCGCGGTGGAGGCGTTGGCGCAGACGCTTGCCAAGGAAGAACGCGCGCACGGCATCCGTACGAACATCGTCGCGCCGGGGCTGACCGTGACCGACATGGGCGAACGGCTGGCCAAGGCGACGCGCGGGGTGGCGAGCATCCACGATCTGGACGCCGGGTCGCCGTTCGGACGGGTGAGCACGCCCGAGGACGTGGCGGCGGCGGTGGCGTATTTCGTGTCGGCGGACGGGGCATATGCCAACGGACAGAAGATCAATCTGCATGGGGGCGGGTAG
- a CDS encoding type II toxin-antitoxin system VapC family toxin, producing the protein MLSVYCDASLIVASLARERHTDAALAWFERQPPGSLAISPWVVTEVAGALSQKSRAREIDESHRLVLRRTWDALITSSLDPIAIEDRHFTRATEFLDQPGINLRAGDALHLAIAAENRLAIATLDRRMGDAALLLGIDVAMSPPAN; encoded by the coding sequence ATATTAAGCGTCTATTGCGACGCGTCGCTGATCGTGGCGTCGCTGGCGCGTGAACGCCATACCGACGCGGCGTTGGCTTGGTTTGAGCGGCAGCCTCCCGGTTCACTCGCGATAAGCCCGTGGGTCGTAACTGAGGTTGCTGGTGCACTTTCGCAGAAATCGCGCGCGCGCGAGATTGATGAATCGCACCGTTTGGTCCTGCGACGGACATGGGACGCGCTGATCACGTCCAGCCTCGATCCGATCGCGATAGAGGACCGTCATTTTACACGGGCGACGGAGTTTCTGGATCAGCCTGGAATCAACTTGCGGGCGGGCGACGCTCTGCATCTTGCGATAGCAGCAGAGAATCGACTCGCGATCGCGACGTTGGACCGCCGGATGGGCGATGCGGCTTTGTTGCTGGGGATCGACGTCGCAATGTCGCCTCCCGCAAACTAA
- a CDS encoding type II toxin-antitoxin system Phd/YefM family antitoxin, translating into MAAYNIAEAKAHLSDLVERALRGESIAIMRRGKPLVQLTVIEQSAAKKPIDIEMLRALTAGMPMTSETVQQMRDEARY; encoded by the coding sequence GTGGCAGCCTACAACATTGCCGAAGCGAAGGCGCACCTCAGCGACTTGGTAGAACGCGCGCTTCGTGGTGAATCGATTGCGATCATGCGGCGCGGAAAGCCGCTCGTCCAATTGACGGTGATTGAACAGTCGGCCGCAAAGAAACCGATCGACATCGAGATGCTCCGTGCGCTGACGGCTGGAATGCCGATGACGAGCGAAACCGTCCAGCAGATGCGGGATGAAGCGCGATATTAA
- the dnaN gene encoding DNA polymerase III subunit beta encodes MKATIERATLLKGLSHVQSVVERRNTIPILSNVLIEATAEGAIRLMATDLDLQINESIAAAVDQPGATTVSAHTLFDIARKLPEGAQVSLTAADGRMAIVAGRARFSLGTLPRDDFPVIAEGELPVQFEMPAELLKQIIDKTRFAISTEETRYYLNGIFLHVADGEGSQPVLKAAATDGHRLARVTLPRPEGAENMPDVIVPRKCIAELRKLLDEIDGSVGVSLSPTKIRFDLGQAILTSKLIDGTFPDYSRVIPTGNDKILKLDPKSFMQGVDRVSTIATEKTRAVKMALDRDKITLSVTSPENGTAAEEVPGEYVALPFEIGFNSRYLMDILAQIDGDSVEVHLADAAAPTLIRENDKAAALYVLMPMRV; translated from the coding sequence ATGAAGGCGACGATCGAACGCGCGACCCTGCTGAAGGGGCTCAGCCATGTCCAGTCGGTGGTGGAACGGCGCAACACGATCCCGATCCTGTCGAACGTGCTGATCGAGGCGACCGCGGAGGGCGCGATCCGCCTGATGGCGACCGACCTCGATCTGCAAATCAACGAAAGCATCGCCGCCGCCGTCGACCAACCCGGCGCGACCACCGTGTCCGCGCACACCCTGTTCGACATCGCGCGCAAATTGCCAGAGGGCGCACAGGTCTCGCTGACCGCCGCCGACGGGCGCATGGCGATCGTCGCTGGACGCGCGCGCTTCTCGCTCGGCACGCTGCCGCGCGACGATTTCCCGGTGATCGCGGAGGGCGAATTGCCGGTACAGTTCGAAATGCCCGCCGAATTGCTGAAGCAGATCATCGACAAGACGCGCTTCGCCATCTCGACCGAGGAAACGCGTTATTATCTGAACGGCATATTCCTGCACGTCGCCGATGGCGAGGGATCGCAGCCGGTGCTGAAGGCCGCCGCGACCGACGGCCACCGCCTCGCCCGCGTCACCCTGCCCCGGCCCGAGGGTGCGGAGAACATGCCCGACGTCATCGTGCCCCGGAAATGCATCGCCGAATTGCGCAAGCTGCTCGACGAGATCGACGGTTCGGTCGGCGTCTCGCTGTCACCGACGAAGATCCGCTTCGACCTCGGCCAGGCGATCCTGACCTCCAAGCTGATCGACGGCACCTTCCCCGACTACAGCCGCGTCATCCCCACCGGCAACGACAAGATCCTGAAACTCGATCCGAAAAGCTTCATGCAGGGCGTCGACCGTGTCTCCACCATCGCGACCGAAAAGACCCGCGCGGTGAAGATGGCGCTCGACCGCGACAAGATCACGCTCTCGGTCACCAGCCCCGAAAACGGCACCGCGGCGGAGGAAGTCCCCGGCGAGTACGTCGCGCTTCCGTTCGAGATCGGCTTCAACAGCCGGTACCTGATGGACATCCTCGCCCAGATCGACGGCGATTCGGTCGAAGTCCATCTTGCCGACGCCGCCGCCCCAACATTGATCCGCGAGAACGACAAGGCGGCGGCGCTGTATGTCCTGATGCCGATGCGGGTTTGA
- a CDS encoding organic hydroperoxide resistance protein, with translation MSIDVIYKTSATATGGRDGSAKSDDGSVDVKLVVPKEMGGPGGSGANPEKLFAAGYSACFLGAMKAVSSKVGVKIPADATVTAEIGFGPRSEGGYGITADLTIALPGVDKAEAEKLVHAAHEVCPYSNATRGNVDVGLTVA, from the coding sequence ATGTCCATCGACGTCATCTACAAGACCAGCGCCACCGCGACCGGCGGCCGTGACGGTTCGGCGAAGTCCGACGACGGATCGGTCGATGTGAAACTGGTCGTGCCGAAGGAAATGGGCGGCCCCGGCGGTTCCGGCGCGAACCCCGAAAAACTGTTCGCCGCTGGATATTCGGCCTGCTTCCTCGGCGCGATGAAGGCCGTGTCCAGCAAGGTCGGCGTCAAGATTCCCGCCGACGCCACCGTCACCGCCGAAATCGGCTTCGGCCCGCGCAGCGAGGGCGGCTACGGCATCACCGCCGACCTGACGATCGCGCTGCCCGGCGTCGACAAAGCGGAGGCCGAGAAACTCGTCCACGCCGCGCACGAAGTCTGCCCCTATTCCAACGCCACGCGCGGCAACGTCGACGTCGGCCTGACGGTCGCCTGA
- a CDS encoding sensor domain-containing diguanylate cyclase, with protein MHMVARLDPRPEPTDLAALLDRATAAAGIGAWACDLGDDERLTWSAGVFDLFGLPHHNPVDRRMTLAMYDEPSRLALERLRADAVAYGSGFSLDARIIRPDGMPRWIRLQVETERRHGRTVRLYGVKQDITDERARWDALRRQAECDALTGIAGRATFQREFHDTDAADVGALVLIDLDHFKQVNDTHGHAAGDECLCTVARRLARFPGATMAARIGGDEFAILLPAGVDRAATCAALDRLVEICAQPIAFDGRVFSIRVSAGLAMADARRSPNALFAAADAALYAAKRAGRGCARIA; from the coding sequence ATGCACATGGTCGCCCGTCTCGATCCACGACCCGAGCCGACCGACCTTGCCGCATTGCTCGACCGCGCCACCGCGGCGGCCGGGATCGGGGCATGGGCGTGCGATCTGGGCGACGACGAGCGACTGACTTGGAGCGCGGGTGTGTTCGACCTGTTCGGCCTGCCCCATCACAATCCGGTCGACCGCCGCATGACGCTGGCGATGTACGACGAACCGTCGCGCCTGGCGCTCGAACGGCTGCGCGCCGATGCGGTCGCTTACGGCAGCGGCTTCTCGCTCGACGCGCGCATCATCCGGCCCGACGGGATGCCGCGCTGGATTCGCCTGCAGGTGGAAACCGAGCGCCGCCACGGCCGCACCGTCCGGCTGTACGGCGTGAAGCAGGACATCACCGACGAACGCGCGCGCTGGGACGCGCTCCGGCGGCAGGCCGAATGCGATGCGCTGACCGGAATCGCCGGGCGCGCGACGTTCCAGCGTGAGTTTCACGACACGGACGCGGCGGACGTCGGCGCGCTGGTGCTGATCGATCTCGACCATTTCAAACAGGTCAACGATACGCACGGCCATGCCGCCGGCGACGAATGCCTGTGCACGGTCGCGCGGCGGCTGGCGCGTTTTCCCGGCGCGACGATGGCGGCCCGCATCGGCGGCGATGAATTCGCCATCCTGTTGCCTGCAGGAGTGGATCGCGCGGCGACCTGCGCCGCGCTCGATCGGCTGGTCGAGATTTGCGCGCAGCCGATCGCGTTCGACGGCCGGGTATTCTCCATCCGCGTCTCCGCCGGACTGGCGATGGCCGACGCGCGACGTTCGCCGAATGCGTTGTTCGCCGCCGCCGACGCCGCGCTCTACGCCGCGAAACGCGCGGGCCGGGGGTGCGCGCGGATCGCCTGA
- a CDS encoding OmpA family protein, whose protein sequence is MKKFTLAALCVGTIIAATPAVAQRNWDWSGGRPGTREYRLIGAGVPALFPELRGTNRGRAFVLRNFDWNRDGRVAPREANAANRAFAQIAGGRRDRFDWNQRDRGYVVAVEVDRGPDPGAGRWDRGAMRDYGFRQTERGATMTLEEQVLFATDSAVLRPGAIDKLRPLADYLRDNGNVRVAIDGHTDSRGTDAHNQGLSLRRADAVRTAFDQMGVTRARFAVEGYGESRPVATNATAQGMQRNRRVEVTLLGQRAETFARDQ, encoded by the coding sequence ATGAAGAAGTTCACTCTCGCTGCGCTTTGTGTCGGCACGATCATCGCCGCCACTCCGGCGGTCGCGCAGCGCAATTGGGACTGGTCGGGCGGCCGTCCGGGCACACGCGAATACCGCCTGATCGGTGCAGGCGTGCCCGCGCTGTTCCCCGAACTGCGCGGCACCAATCGCGGCCGCGCCTTTGTCCTGCGCAACTTCGACTGGAACCGCGACGGCCGCGTCGCCCCGCGTGAAGCGAACGCCGCCAACCGCGCCTTCGCACAGATCGCCGGCGGGCGCCGCGACCGGTTCGACTGGAACCAGCGTGATCGCGGCTATGTCGTAGCGGTGGAGGTGGATCGCGGACCCGACCCCGGTGCAGGCCGCTGGGATCGCGGCGCGATGCGCGACTACGGCTTCCGCCAGACCGAACGCGGCGCGACCATGACGCTGGAGGAACAGGTGCTGTTCGCCACCGACAGCGCCGTGCTCCGTCCCGGCGCGATCGACAAGCTGCGCCCGCTCGCCGACTACCTCCGCGACAACGGCAACGTCCGCGTCGCGATCGACGGGCACACCGATTCGCGCGGCACCGACGCCCACAACCAGGGCCTGTCGCTGCGTCGCGCCGACGCGGTCCGTACCGCCTTCGACCAGATGGGCGTGACCCGCGCGCGCTTCGCGGTGGAGGGATATGGCGAAAGCCGCCCGGTCGCCACCAACGCCACCGCGCAGGGAATGCAGCGCAATCGTCGCGTCGAAGTGACCCTGCTCGGCCAGCGCGCGGAAACGTTCGCGCGCGACCAGTAA